The following are encoded together in the Planctobacterium marinum genome:
- the ruvC gene encoding crossover junction endodeoxyribonuclease RuvC — translation MAIILGIDPGSRVTGFGIIEQSANKTRYLGSGCIRVQGEGLAERLEQIFAGVTQVIEQYQPAQFAIEQVFMAKNPDSALKLGQARGAAIVAATQKSLPVAEYSARQIKQSVVGKGSAEKAQVQHMVMHLLNLNKKPQSDAADALAVALCHLHTQQNLIKLAGQASKTVRGRLR, via the coding sequence TTGGCGATTATTTTAGGGATTGATCCCGGATCTCGGGTAACAGGTTTTGGCATTATCGAGCAAAGTGCAAATAAAACTCGCTACCTCGGCAGCGGTTGCATCCGGGTGCAAGGGGAGGGGCTGGCTGAACGACTTGAGCAGATTTTTGCCGGAGTAACGCAAGTCATTGAGCAGTATCAACCTGCGCAATTTGCCATTGAACAAGTGTTTATGGCGAAAAACCCCGATTCAGCGCTGAAGCTCGGTCAGGCTCGTGGCGCGGCAATTGTCGCCGCAACGCAAAAGAGTCTGCCAGTGGCAGAGTATTCTGCCAGACAAATCAAACAATCCGTAGTGGGCAAAGGCAGTGCTGAAAAAGCCCAGGTGCAGCACATGGTAATGCATTTACTGAATCTCAATAAAAAACCCCAGTCTGATGCTGCTGATGCATTAGCGGTTGCCTTATGTCACCTCCACACCCAACAAAACCTGATTAAATTAGCCGGGCAAGCCTCTAAAACCGTACGAGGACGCTTGCGCTGA
- the nudB gene encoding dihydroneopterin triphosphate diphosphatase, producing MGYKRPESVLVLIYDPQDRVLVLQRKDDPDFWQSVTGTIELEELPIETAAREVHEETGIDIIGSGYELVDTRVINQFEIRPQWRYKYPPGEFTNTEYVFTVCVDSTTPIVLTEHLTHCWLSPAEAQQKVWSQSNKEAIENHFLNLC from the coding sequence ATGGGATATAAGCGACCAGAATCCGTTTTAGTGCTGATCTATGATCCACAAGATCGGGTTCTGGTACTGCAGCGCAAGGATGATCCCGACTTTTGGCAATCGGTAACAGGCACCATTGAGCTTGAAGAGCTGCCTATCGAAACGGCGGCGCGAGAGGTTCATGAAGAGACGGGTATTGATATTATTGGCTCCGGTTATGAGCTTGTAGATACTCGTGTTATTAATCAGTTTGAAATCAGGCCTCAATGGCGTTACAAATATCCTCCCGGTGAGTTTACTAATACCGAATATGTCTTTACGGTTTGCGTGGATAGCACCACGCCAATCGTCCTTACCGAGCACCTAACTCATTGTTGGTTAAGTCCGGCTGAAGCACAGCAAAAAGTGTGGTCACAAAGTAATAAAGAAGCCATAGAAAATCACTTTTTAAATCTCTGTTAA
- the aspS gene encoding aspartate--tRNA ligase — protein MRTNYCGNIDASYVGQTVTLCGWVNRRRDLGGVIFLDLRDREGIVQVVYDPDLPELFDTANSLRQEFCVKIEGLVRARPEGQINKQMRTGEIEILGKGLEILSKADVLPLDFNQENSEEQRLRYRYLDLRRPEMSDKIKFRARVTSAVRNFLDENGFLDIETPILTKATPEGARDYLVPSRTHKGQFFALPQSPQLFKQLLMMSGMDRYYQIVKCFRDEDLRADRQPEFTQIDIETTFMDADGVMAVTEEMVRGLFNDLLDVELGEFPKMSYAEAMQRYGSDKPDLRNPLEIVDVADLVKDVDFKVFSGPANDPKGRVAVIRVPGGASLSRKNIDEYGKFVGIYGAKGLAWLKVNDKDAGMDGLQSPILKFLSEEVATALLQRTGAETGDILLFGADSYTVVCEALGALRLKLGTDLDLLQGEWRPLWVVDFPMFEEIDGQFHALHHPFTAPRNMTPEELAQAPGTALSDAYDMVLNGVELGGGSVRIHNQDMQQQVFSILGIDAEEAREKFGFLLDALKFGAPPHAGLAFGLDRMVMLMTGSESIRDVMAFPKTTTAACPLTDAPGFANPQQLQELAIASIVKDSE, from the coding sequence ATGCGCACCAATTATTGCGGAAATATAGATGCAAGTTATGTAGGTCAGACAGTGACATTGTGTGGCTGGGTAAATCGTCGTCGTGATTTGGGGGGAGTTATCTTCCTTGATTTACGGGATCGAGAAGGAATTGTTCAGGTGGTTTACGATCCGGATTTGCCTGAGTTATTTGATACGGCAAACTCCTTGCGTCAGGAATTCTGCGTAAAAATCGAAGGGCTTGTGCGCGCCAGACCGGAAGGTCAGATCAACAAGCAGATGCGCACTGGTGAAATCGAGATCCTGGGTAAAGGTCTGGAAATATTGAGCAAAGCCGATGTGTTGCCATTGGACTTCAATCAGGAAAATTCTGAAGAACAGCGTTTGCGCTATCGTTACCTTGATTTACGTCGTCCTGAGATGTCTGATAAAATCAAATTCCGCGCCCGCGTTACCAGCGCGGTGCGCAATTTCCTGGATGAAAACGGCTTCCTGGACATTGAAACCCCCATTCTGACCAAGGCTACTCCTGAAGGCGCCCGTGACTATCTGGTGCCCAGTCGTACGCACAAAGGTCAATTTTTCGCATTGCCACAGTCTCCTCAGCTGTTCAAACAGCTGCTGATGATGTCGGGCATGGATCGCTATTACCAAATCGTAAAGTGTTTCCGTGACGAAGATTTACGCGCCGACAGACAGCCAGAGTTTACCCAAATTGATATCGAAACCACCTTCATGGACGCTGATGGTGTGATGGCCGTTACTGAAGAGATGGTGCGTGGTTTGTTCAATGATTTATTGGACGTGGAACTGGGCGAGTTTCCAAAAATGTCTTATGCCGAGGCAATGCAGCGTTACGGCAGTGATAAGCCAGATTTACGCAACCCACTAGAAATCGTCGACGTTGCTGATCTGGTTAAAGACGTCGATTTTAAAGTGTTTAGTGGCCCGGCTAACGATCCCAAAGGGCGCGTTGCGGTTATCCGCGTACCAGGTGGTGCCAGCCTGTCGCGTAAAAACATTGATGAATATGGCAAGTTTGTCGGCATCTATGGTGCCAAGGGCCTGGCCTGGTTGAAGGTAAATGACAAAGACGCCGGAATGGACGGCTTGCAATCTCCGATTCTGAAATTTTTATCTGAAGAGGTCGCTACAGCGCTGTTGCAAAGAACGGGCGCTGAAACCGGCGATATTCTGTTATTTGGTGCTGATTCCTACACAGTAGTGTGTGAGGCTTTGGGGGCACTGCGGTTAAAACTGGGCACGGATCTGGATTTATTGCAAGGTGAATGGCGTCCTTTATGGGTTGTGGATTTCCCTATGTTCGAAGAAATCGACGGCCAATTCCACGCTTTGCATCACCCATTTACTGCGCCACGCAATATGACACCAGAAGAGCTGGCTCAGGCACCTGGAACAGCGCTTTCTGATGCCTATGACATGGTTTTAAATGGCGTTGAATTAGGTGGTGGCTCGGTGCGTATCCACAATCAGGATATGCAGCAGCAGGTGTTTTCTATTTTGGGTATTGATGCCGAAGAAGCCCGTGAGAAGTTTGGCTTCTTATTGGATGCACTGAAGTTTGGTGCGCCACCGCACGCAGGATTGGCGTTCGGCTTAGATCGCATGGTGATGTTGATGACCGGCTCTGAGTCTATTCGCGACGTGATGGCATTCCCGAAAACCACCACGGCTGCCTGTCCTCTGACAGATGCTCCCGGATTTGCCAATCCGCAACAACTGCAGGAATTGGCTATTGCTTCCATCGTCAAGGACAGCGAATAA
- a CDS encoding TRAP transporter large permease, translating into MMLLIMLLVVLLLLMGMPLFAGILAIAMLGFYSVDIDLMVIAIDMYRITETPLIEAIPLFTFAGYLLSASNSSQRLVKLTQALLGWIPGGLAIVAFITCALFTAFTGASGVTIVALGALLYPALQQAGYQQKFSLGLVTTSGSLGLLFPPSLPLILFGVIALQLDMPVSMTIEDLLVAGLLPGLLMIVMLSAWSMWMQRGNQIARQSFSFGELLDAAKLAKWEIPLPLVLLGGIYSGFFALSEAAVVTVIYLLIVQVLVYRDIPLKKLPALICEAMVMVGGILIILTASLVLTSYFIEIEAPTQLFDWVSQKIDSPLSFLIMLNLFLLVLGAFLDIFSAIVIMVPLLLPIALSFGIHPVHLGVIFLANMQIGYLTPPVGMNLFIASYRFGKPITEIYKATLGFVAVLLISLIIITYWPALSLVFIQE; encoded by the coding sequence ATGATGCTATTGATAATGCTACTGGTGGTGCTGCTGTTATTGATGGGAATGCCGTTGTTTGCCGGTATCCTCGCGATTGCCATGTTAGGTTTCTATTCAGTGGATATTGATTTGATGGTTATCGCCATCGATATGTATCGCATTACCGAAACCCCGCTTATTGAAGCCATTCCTTTGTTCACCTTCGCTGGTTATTTGCTCAGTGCCAGTAATAGTTCACAGCGCTTAGTGAAGCTAACCCAAGCCTTGTTGGGCTGGATACCCGGCGGTCTTGCAATTGTGGCCTTTATCACTTGCGCTTTGTTTACCGCCTTTACTGGCGCATCCGGAGTGACGATTGTAGCCCTTGGTGCGCTGTTATATCCGGCATTGCAACAAGCAGGCTATCAGCAAAAATTCAGTTTGGGGTTGGTAACCACCTCCGGTAGTTTAGGATTGCTATTCCCACCGTCTTTGCCTTTGATACTGTTTGGCGTAATTGCCCTGCAACTTGATATGCCCGTTAGTATGACCATTGAAGATTTGCTGGTGGCCGGGCTATTGCCAGGTTTGTTGATGATTGTGATGCTATCTGCCTGGAGCATGTGGATGCAGCGCGGCAATCAAATAGCACGCCAGTCATTCTCTTTTGGCGAGTTGCTGGATGCCGCCAAACTAGCTAAGTGGGAAATCCCGTTGCCACTAGTGTTATTGGGCGGCATTTATTCCGGTTTTTTCGCGTTGTCGGAAGCGGCGGTGGTGACCGTGATTTACCTGCTGATTGTCCAGGTACTGGTATACAGAGATATTCCCCTGAAAAAGTTGCCTGCACTGATTTGTGAAGCCATGGTGATGGTTGGGGGGATCCTGATCATACTCACCGCGTCACTGGTACTTACCAGCTATTTCATTGAGATTGAAGCGCCGACGCAATTGTTTGATTGGGTGAGCCAAAAGATAGACAGCCCGCTCAGTTTTCTGATTATGCTCAACCTGTTTTTGTTAGTACTGGGAGCATTTTTAGATATTTTTTCTGCAATTGTGATCATGGTGCCGCTGCTGTTACCCATAGCGCTGTCTTTTGGTATCCATCCGGTACACCTTGGCGTGATTTTTCTGGCCAACATGCAAATCGGGTATCTGACTCCGCCAGTGGGCATGAATCTGTTTATTGCCAGCTATCGTTTCGGTAAGCCCATTACTGAAATTTATAAAGCCACTCTGGGGTTTGTTGCGGTGTTATTAATTTCGCTCATTATTATCACCTATTGGCCAGCCCTGTCTCTGGTATTTATTCAAGAGTAA
- a CDS encoding TRAP transporter small permease, whose protein sequence is MAGKGKDKHPVIRIVELLEQTVLVALFLALVSLTCAQILLRNLFDSGIVWADDAIKVLVLWVAMSGALYATRTARHISIDVISRFLPLHLARLIRRFLFTLTGAVCIVAAWYCYQFVLLEFENPTLAFLTLPTWFTQAVIPVTLLLMALRFLWLAVCLPEELESAAP, encoded by the coding sequence ATGGCAGGGAAGGGAAAAGACAAGCATCCTGTGATTCGAATTGTTGAGCTACTGGAGCAGACGGTTCTGGTGGCTTTGTTCTTAGCGCTGGTTAGCTTAACCTGCGCGCAGATCCTGCTGCGCAATCTGTTTGATTCAGGGATCGTGTGGGCTGATGATGCTATCAAAGTATTAGTGCTTTGGGTGGCGATGTCGGGGGCACTGTACGCTACGCGCACAGCTCGCCATATCAGCATCGATGTGATTTCTCGCTTTTTACCTTTACACCTTGCAAGACTTATACGTCGTTTTCTGTTTACGCTAACGGGCGCGGTTTGCATTGTAGCAGCCTGGTATTGCTATCAATTTGTATTGTTAGAGTTTGAAAATCCCACCTTAGCTTTTCTGACCTTACCAACCTGGTTTACTCAAGCGGTAATCCCTGTCACCTTGCTTCTGATGGCGTTAAGATTTTTATGGTTAGCGGTTTGTTTGCCTGAAGAACTGGAGTCCGCTGCCCCATGA
- the dctP gene encoding TRAP transporter substrate-binding protein DctP yields the protein MFFRILLLGLVLTSASISAKTLKIATLSPEGSIWMQKFRQVASEVKTQSDGRVKIKFYPGGVMGDDEAVLKKIKIRQLHGGAMTGGSLSRFYADSQVYSLPLKFDSLSQVRKVRNEIDADISQGYEDGGFVTFGLAGGGFAYIMSKQPIAHPDDLKGRKTWAPSADAATVAAFDAFSISPIPLGIGDVLAGLQTGLIDTVATSPVAAITLQWHTQIKHVTQVPLIYVYAVLAVQKKAFDKLKPEDQQVVRSLFGKAFKELDAESEKDNQKALDALAAQGINLITPDAQQLAAWKNLARKAEQAMINQGAVSQSMADKLERLLADKAE from the coding sequence ATGTTTTTTAGGATTTTATTGCTTGGTTTGGTTTTGACTTCGGCTTCGATATCAGCCAAGACGTTAAAGATTGCTACTTTGTCGCCAGAAGGCTCCATCTGGATGCAAAAGTTTCGTCAGGTGGCAAGTGAAGTAAAAACGCAAAGCGATGGCCGCGTGAAGATTAAGTTTTACCCCGGTGGCGTTATGGGGGATGACGAAGCGGTTTTGAAGAAAATCAAAATCCGTCAGTTACACGGTGGCGCTATGACCGGAGGCAGTCTATCGCGCTTTTATGCCGATAGCCAAGTTTATTCATTGCCTTTGAAATTTGATAGTTTAAGCCAGGTGCGCAAAGTGCGTAACGAAATTGATGCCGATATCTCACAAGGTTATGAAGACGGTGGTTTTGTTACTTTTGGCCTTGCCGGTGGCGGTTTTGCCTATATCATGTCGAAACAGCCGATTGCCCACCCTGATGATTTAAAAGGTCGTAAAACTTGGGCGCCAAGTGCTGATGCAGCAACGGTGGCTGCATTTGATGCCTTTTCTATTTCGCCCATTCCACTGGGGATTGGTGATGTGTTGGCTGGTTTGCAAACCGGCCTGATTGATACGGTAGCAACATCACCCGTGGCGGCGATTACGCTGCAGTGGCACACGCAAATAAAACACGTTACTCAGGTTCCACTAATTTATGTGTATGCGGTATTGGCGGTGCAGAAAAAAGCGTTTGATAAGCTAAAACCAGAAGATCAGCAAGTGGTACGTAGTTTGTTTGGCAAAGCTTTTAAAGAGTTGGATGCCGAAAGTGAAAAAGACAACCAAAAAGCGCTAGATGCGCTGGCTGCACAGGGAATCAACTTAATTACGCCGGATGCTCAGCAACTGGCGGCCTGGAAAAACCTCGCCAGAAAAGCTGAGCAAGCCATGATCAACCAAGGCGCAGTTTCGCAATCAATGGCTGACAAACTCGAGCGTCTTTTGGCAGATAAAGCAGAATAA